From the genome of Thermoleophilia bacterium:
CCCCACTAAAGAAGGGCAGCATAGCCTCGACCACCTCCGGGTCGGTGGGAGTGGTGGAGGCGTGGTCGAGGTAGACTGTCCTTTCCATTGCCTGGTGCTATTGGTTAGCTGCCGCTGCTGATTAGCTGCGCGCTTGGCAGCCTAGCCTGCGCTTGTGCTGCCAGGGGCTGCTGCGTCCAGCGGAGTAAGGCAGACGGCCCAGTCGGGGCACATATCTTCACACAGGCGGCATGAGGTACATGCCTCAGCATCTGCCAGAAACGGCGTGCCGTCTCTCTGGGTTCCAATGGCCTGTTGTGGACAAAAATGGCTGCAGATGCCGCACCGTTTGCATCGAACCAAATTAAAGACCGGGATTTTCTTTGTAGCCAAACTCTTGGTAGCCACTGCTAATAATCCTTGTTGGTCGCCTTGTTGTGTTCGTGTCATTGTATATCAGGCGACAGGGACTCGGCAGCAGGCTGCAGTCCGTAATAAA
Proteins encoded in this window:
- a CDS encoding 4Fe-4S binding protein, which produces MTRTQQGDQQGLLAVATKSLATKKIPVFNLVRCKRCGICSHFCPQQAIGTQRDGTPFLADAEACTSCRLCEDMCPDWAVCLTPLDAAAPGSTSAG